One Aphidius gifuensis isolate YNYX2018 linkage group LG5, ASM1490517v1, whole genome shotgun sequence genomic region harbors:
- the LOC122857760 gene encoding serine-rich adhesin for platelets-like isoform X5 produces the protein MSTQSGITSKGEKGKSKFQSLDINSLYRVSRGETLEQHQQKSTLPRKHGMQSLGKVPSARRPPANLPSLKSEFNNTDPAVCLVPTGGSGWATTKETTTTTSTTTTTTTDPVVQSDNIQQKSHQQQCLTTPITTQEPTLPTQQQNSSADCGNKSSWSAIMTRPGEGHVGRGLSFLAHQSPQFQHEFPILSGGQQTNQELSTPQLLITTTTTTTTMTTSTTTQNSYSPNSGVSAAQQQQQQQQNLQQQQQNREMNAQYGPGPSLRPQTEGSWIQGGSRTAGGSGNGNTQVAQALPTQSSSTTPSTTQLETERVNSVQSSGIISAQPNQNQQQQQNSNQQNQQNLHHYRGLIPPFMYRGNFPPGGFPSQFPSNMSNSGPRPPRFNNNSNNNISNNNNNNDRQQGGQQRPLPLEEEIISRPIIKEEELSRMDEISHDAGWATHDDIDYNQKLAFSDDDGEGDTLMIIHKKEGNNINKKNTLSSSSSSSPPPPQQQQTTKDDVKQLEITRISTIEDNNKEIRPKDNSGHRSWYQERTVGQRDYRSNGPSSSNHNYNNNINNNNNSSSSINNSSNQSRQSLISTTISTNTATGTTNTSSIAASTTATATTTTSTTRGVEEEEVWTQRRREQGEKVASAVERARQRKEEEEKRYQESTKQAAERKLRDFEQKLKDNKIINNNNNNKLKDDDTNNVAVEISKNNNIINIQPVSSSIPLPEWERDTSDRSRTPSESKDDNNKNENYSRGNYRQDNVTRAERERDRDQRETRDRERDQREQPAFSRHFQSNLPPRFQKQQAERGVSSHFNNRMSPNSDRSISAGSSSTQYSQQYETSNSRWSSSKQSHSLPVGQRGPRIRADSELSNSHDDDNNISRSRDHPPLRRDDRYRHHGSFDSRKSYHDDGYNRNYKDDYDTDVRHSRDVWERERNFYDERNRENYRDNRDGRDTRDNRDNRDNRDTRDTRDKDYDSYNKSYRDERSVDNDWTREQQLERPQRTDSRDSRISKTRDDDNNKSTSWSHEPLSDYDDKREFNRDRRQPPGPITREKLQAAEDAQKDKRTSLIQLKRGGTTIIEHDDNNDSSKETSIPTATSTSSSSTTTTTTTNIVINKDDVWTRKTSDVELKSTAWADDSSPTFEKDDQDAADGDIDDNNDHQDDNNIDEDNEKIDKTIKYDIAELKKSIEKLNIDDSQIGNDNNHEIIDDIKDENFKDDKRDKNTRNRTNSGGSSRGASTLSSRGVSNRNWNSATNSYNMYASTRGAGWRGPESRGGRRGGSGSGSGGSGGSRMMMGRPGSAKSNASGSYPIHTDSEMSGDEMSASTEFGKEDISKKNIDSTTKIIIIDKDERNRENISRKNDDKRNNDTSYTRNDKIRTTNNYDNRREGFAPSGEPSRRGRGGFRVRGATVTGSRMEGYGPPPSKSPFSTEHTSSRSTTDDKQNTDLNETTITTNLTSETTDDKIIAKQQALNAGLTSKRGKSPINKQTNDMKNQIKKDVTKRNVRDNRRVTNTSKQTEGNEEWETTSENSEEHVDTHDKSSLHNNKGYNNNNNNQRGPCNNNSRRNTDSTRNDKSKPLVNNPQRVGQTTTSTTTTTTTSTTDNNKKNPVFNQQRPMQSQSQNGRLRNSSALSSSSSSRFDNKTSNVNMKEITVSQVDEIKLNDPNIVDQSIKDIKNKSLGKTTKSDVDYRDQANNCQSTDSSDDKTVDTDGFQEVRSKKNIKESRGQKDTTVETTKSLTHQRKDGKNDKDRERDRSKSKSNGPQATPTAVSTASVATTVAASATAAATTTTTSSTTAAVSLTTSSSSTSSSSSSSSVTQTQQNIPPLLGQTISQPPNMNQKQFDRNATRQKLPPRFQKQRLAKQQPSDSNTVESSNNKISNTSNFVKESSGSGPAPPPAINAWDKPFTSQIRENSPGLTGDVQLIPGITGQEHEQLNSAVGNQRNSPNAADKTRTTINKETDKNTSDNASSPPVQTLIFENTNYSKTTKTSTNIVNQTTSDIAVKSKFNQNHMKQYKRCTDSDDDQINSLHSQHSHHQQQQQQQQQQHQQQQQQHQQQQQHHQQQQQQQQQQQQQQHHHHHHHHHNQQQQAMAAAFSNKTNELVNDNNKNQQQQEPIQMPISSFNKTDDSADMKLDFDFNSDLSQLTDDKTKSLTMPRSIHMSGSGHSTISPSTADLNLKIASVKKVWESATMPTVVEHEDGNVVSSGGNNNTFTQSFENQDVDDNYNPHQQYNQSGMKNDITTSTNACKLVPPQIKPQQQSSGVQVTGSTVQGPSSIGPPGQSPIGHPPASGLQGPLSPPPFNTGQPSHINYQEFPQYPGSQAAQYGSMSAIPSPPAVLFNTGSGQLPAQASGLYGAFQLDQSRSPFTQYPPYGPSLQNSFNPQNLYLQHNPPPPPPPHAQNQQTPDMYQNNLSQYRINLSQPTAAPPPFGQNQQLSNNPNTVLMSSNSNSLMSASVKPASQQIGAIGTKAPHYQTQSAPQSNQVTYIPYDPNQVLGGNYMGNSALVQRPGPSVQPSANSYYSATSAGKPNIPLYVFPGSQTGFYQPGGGAQQTSTYHGLQGFNQHNQSLATGSATPVGLQNFSSQFLSNSNMQIAAAAVQQYRNPSASGGGSSSSSSSTSSLPAPANAAATFLNKHQQQEQPRQLKSPSGNQQDVLASVFSSAPQISSPKSRNCKQQSQSPHQQQQQQQQQQQQQQQQQQSSNQHHKYQHYPGVSQSALVGNYNNYVLQQNVRGMGMPRGGAIQPSQQRYPPPIQRPVVPFPQGPNNQQQQNCMPNQQQSQQQQHQQHQQQQQNQINRPRPNMHQQRNMKMQQQYYSGQGQCRNGNVKMDSNDKNDNHNDKIVDQASGNKNVTQENDSKEEVNQQNE, from the exons ATGTCGACTCAGTCAGGGATAACGTCGAAGGGGGAGAAAGGAAAATCAAAATTTCAATCATTAGACATAAATAGTTTGTATCGTGTTAGTAGAGGTGAAACATTggaacaacatcaacaaaaaagtACATTACCACGTAAACATGGCATGCAAAGTTTGGGAAAGGTGCCATCGGCACGTCGGCCACCAGCAAATTTACCAAGTTTAAaaagtgaatttaataatactgatCCAGCTGTTTGTCTAGTACCAACCGGTGGTAGTGGCTGGGCAACAACaaaagaaacaacaacaacaacatcaacaacaactacaacaacaacagatcCAGTTGTTCAATCAgataat aTTCAACAAAAATCCCATCAACAACAATGTCTAACAACGCCAATTACAACACAAGAACCAACACTACCAACtcaacaacaaaattcatCTGCAGATTGTGGAAACAAATCATCATGGAGTGCAATTATGACACGACCAGGAGaag GACACGTAGGGAGAGGACTGAGTTTTCTTGCTCATCAATCACCTCAATTTCAACACGAGTTTCCAATATTAAGTGGTGGACAACAAACCAACCAAGAATTATCAACACCGCAATTGTTGAtaacgacaacaacaacaacaacaacaatgacaaCGTCAACGACAACACAAAATTCGTATTCCCCCAATTCAG gtGTTTCGGCTgctcaacagcaacaacaacaacaacaaaacctacaacaacaacagcaaaatCGAGAGATGAATGCACAATACGGTCCTGGTCCGAGCCTACGTCCACAAA cagAAGGAAGTTGGATACAAGGTGGCAGTCGTACAGCAGGTGGTTCAGGAAATGGGAATACTCAGGTGGCCCAGGCCCTCCCAACACAATCATCCTCGACAACCCCATCAACAACACAATTAGAAACAGAACGAGTAAATTCGGTCCAATCGTCTGGCATTATTTCAGCCCAACCAAaccaaaatcaacaacaacaacaaaattcaaatcaacaaaatcaacaaaatcttCATCATTATCGTGGTTTGATACCACCATTTATGTACAGAGGGAATTTTCCACCAGGTGGTTTTCCCTCGCAATTTCCATCTAACATGAGTAACAGTGGACCACGTCCACCtcgttttaataataatagtaataataatattagtaataataataataataatgaccgTCAACAAGGTGGACAACAACGTCCATTACCTCTTGAAGAGGAAATAATATCACGTCcaataataaaagaagaagaattaTCAAGAATGGACGAAATATCACATGATGCTGGATGGGCAACAcatgatgatattgattatAATCAAAAGTTGGCATtcagtgatgatgatggtgaggGAGATACACTAAtgattatacataaaaaagaaggtaataatattaataaaaaaaatacattatcatcatcctcatcatcatcaccaccaccacctcaacaacaacaaaccaCAAAAGATGATGttaaacaattagaaataacaagaatatcaacaattgaagataataataaagaaatacgGCCTAAAGATAATAGTGGTCATAGATCTTGGTATCAAGAACGTACTGTTGGACAACGTGATTATCGTTCAAATGGTCCATCATCAAGTAaccataattataataataatattaataataataataatagtagtagtagtattaataatagtagtaaTCAATCACGTCAATCACTTATTTCTACTACTATATCTACTAATACTGCCACTGGTACTACAAATACTTCTTCTATAGCTGCTAGTACAACAGCTACagctacaacaacaacatcaacaacaagaggtgttgaagaagaagaagtatGGACACAACGACGTCGTGAACAAGGTGAAAAAGTTGCATCGGCTGTTGAACGTGCACGTCAAcgtaaagaagaagaagaaaaacgtTATCAAGAATCAACAAAACAAGCTGCTGAACGTAAATTACGTGattttgaacaaaaattaaaagataataaaattattaataataataataataataaattaaaagatgatgatacaaataatgttgctgttgaaattagtaaaaataataatattataaatattcagccggtatcatcatcaataccaTTACCAGAATGGGAACGTGATACTTCTGATAGATCACGTACACCATCAGAAAgtaaagatgataataataaaaatgaaaattattcacGTGGTAATTATAGACAAGATAATGTAACACGTGCTGAAAGAGAACGTGATCGTGATCAACGTGAAACACGTGATCGTGAAAGAGATCAACGTGAACAACCAGCATTTTCACGTCATTTTCAAAGTAATTTACCACCAAGATTTCAAAAACAACAAGCTGAACGTGGTGTATCAAGTCATTTTAATAATCGCATGTCACCAAATTCAGATAGATCAATATCAGCTGGATCATCATCAACACAATATTCACAACAATATGAAACATCAAATAGTAGATGGTCATCTTCAAAACAATCGCATTCCTTGCCAGTTGGTCAACGTGGTCCACGTATACGAGCTGATTCTGAATTATCAAATtctcatgatgatgataataatatttcacgtTCACGTGATCATCCTCCATTACGTCGTGATGATAGATATCGTCATCATGGTTCATTTGATTCACGTAAATCATATCATGATGATGGATATAATAGAAATTACAAAGATGATTATGATACAGATGTAAGACATTCACGTGATGTTTGGGAAAgagaaagaaatttttatgatgaacGTAATAGAGAAAATTATCGTGATAATCGTGATGGACGTGATACACGTGACAACCGTGATAATCGTGATAATCGTGATACACGTGACACACGTGATAAAGATTATGATtcatataataaatcatatcGTGATGAACGTTCAGTAGATAATGATTGGACTCGTGAACAACAATTAGAACGTCCACAACGAACAGATTCACGTGATTCACGTATATCAAAAACAcgagatgatgataataataaatcaacatcTTGGTCACATGAACCATTGTctgattatgatgataaacGTGAATTTAATCGTGACAGACGTCAACCACCTGGTCCAATAACACGTGAAAAATTACAAGCTGCTGAGGATGCACAAAAAGATAAACGTACATcattaatacaattaaaacGTGGTGGTACAACAATTATTGAAcacgatgataataatgattcatcaaaaGAAACATCAATACCAAcagcaacatcaacatcatcatcatcaacaacaacaacaacaacaacaaatattgttattaataaagatGATGTTTGGACACGTAAAACAAGtgatgttgaattaaaatcaACAGCTTGGGCTGATGATTCATCACCAACATTTGAAAAAGATGATCAAGATGCTGCTGATggtgatattgatgataataatgatcatcaagatgataataatattgatgaagataatgaaaaaattgataaaacaattaaatatgataTTGCTGAActgaaaaaaagtattgaaaaattaaatattgatgattcacaaattggtaatgataataatcatgaaattattgatgatattaaagatgaaaattttaaagatgataaacgtgataaaaatacaagaaatcgTACAAATAGTGGTGGTTCATCACGTGGTGCTTCAACATTATCATCTCGTGGTGTTAGTAATAGAAATTGGAATAGTGCTACAAACAGTTACAATATGTATGCATCAACACGTGGTGCTGGCTGGCGTGGACCAGAATCACGTGGGGGTAGACGTGGTGGTAGTGGTAGTGGTAGCGGTGGTAGTGGTGGCTCACGAATGATGATGGGTCGTCCAGGTTCAGCTAAAAGTAATGCAAGTGGATCATATCCAATTCATACTGATTCAGAAATGAGTGGTGATGAAATGTCTGCTTCAACTGAATTTGGTAAAGAAgatattagtaaaaaaaatattgattcaacaacaaaaattattattattgataaagacGAAAGAAATCgtgaaaatatatcaagaaaaaatgatgataaacgtAATAATGATACGTCATATACaagaaatgataaaatacgtacaacaaataattatgataatcgTAGAGAAGGTTTTGCACCATCTGGTGAACCATCACGTCGTGGACGTGGGGGGTTTCGTGTACGTGGAGCAACAGTAACTGGCAGCAGAATGGAAGGATATGGACCACCACCAAGTAAAAGTCCATTTTCAACAGAACATACATCATCACGTTCAACAACagatgataaacaaaatactgatttaaatgaaacaacaataacaacaaatttaacaagtgaaacaactgatgataaaattatagcTAAACAACAAGCATTAAATGCTGGTTTAACTAGTAAACGTGGTAAATcaccaataaataaacaaacaaatgatatgaaaaatcaaattaaaaaagatgtAACTAAAAGAAATGTACGTGATAATCGTCGTGTTACAAATACATCTAAACAAACAGAAGGCAATGAAGAATGGGAAACAACATCAGAAAATAGTGAAGAACATGTTGATACTCATGATAAATCTtcattacataataataaaggatataataataataataataatcaacgtGGCCcatgcaataataattcacgTAGAAATACAGATAGTACAAGAAATGACAAGTCAAAGCCATTAGTTAATAATCCACAAAGAGTAGGACAAACAACAACatcgacaacaacaacaacaacaacatcaacaacagataataataaaaaaaatccagtaTTTAATCAACAACGACCAATGCAAAGTCAAAGTCAAAATGGAAGACTGAGAAATTCTTCTGCAttgtcatcgtcatcatcatcaagatttgataataaaacaagtaaTGTTAATATGAAAGAAATAACAGTTTCTCAAGTTGAtgagattaaattaaatgatccaaatattgttgatcaatcaataaaagatattaaaaataaatcattaggaaaaacaacaaaatctGATGTTGATTATAGAGATCAAGCAAATAATTGTCAATCAACTGATTCATCAGATGATAAAACTGTTGATACTGATGGTTTTCAAGAAGtgagatcaaaaaaaaatattaaagaatcACGTGGACAAAAAGATACAACTGTTGAAACAACAAAATCTTTGACCCATCAACGTAAAGAtggtaaaaatgataaagatcGAGAACGTGATCGTTCAAAGTCTAAATCAAATGGTCCACAAGCAACACCAACAGCAGTATCAACAGCATCAGTTGCAACCACAGTAGCAGCttcagcaacagcagcagcaacaacaacaacgacatcATCAACCACAGCAGCAGTCTCATTGACAACATCGTCATCATCgacgtcatcatcatcatcgtcatcctCAGTAACACAGACTCAACAAAATATACCTCCTTTACTTGGTCAAACAATATCTCAACCACCTAATATGaatcaaaaacaatttgatCGTAATGCTACACGTCAAAAATTACCACCAAGATTCCAAAAACAAAGATTGGCAAAGCAACAACCATCAGACAGTAATACTGTTGAatcttcaaataataaaattagtaatACAAGTAATTTTGTTAAAGAATCAAGTGGAAGTGGTCCAGCACCACCACCAGCAATTAATGCGTGGGACAAACCATTTACAAGTCAAATACGTGAAAATTCACCAGGTTTAACTGGCGATGTGCAACTTATTCCTGGTATCACTGGACAAGAACatgaacaattaaattcaGCTGTTGGTAATCAAAGAAATTCACCAAATGCTGCTGATAAAACaagaacaacaataaataaagaaacagataaaaatacaagtgatAATGCATCATCACCACCAGTTCAAAcacttatttttgaaaatacaaattattcaaaaacaacaaaaacatcGACAAATATTGTTAATCAAACAACATCAGATATTGCTGttaaatctaaatttaatcaaaatcaTATGAAACAATATAAACGTTGTACTGATAGCGATGATGATCAAATAAATAGTCTTCATTCGCAACATTcccatcatcaacaacaacaacaacaacaacagcagcaacatcaacaacaacagcaacaacatcagcaacaacaacaacaccatcaacagcagcagcaacaacaacaacaacaacaacaacagcaacatcatcatcatcaccatcatcatcataatcagcAACAACAAGCAATGGCTGCtgcattttcaaataaaacaaatgaattggtcaatgataataataaaaatcaacaacaacaagaaccAATACAAATGccaatttcatcatttaataaaacagATGATAGTGCTGATATGAAActtgattttgattttaactctgatttatcacaattaactgatgataaaacaaaaagtttAACTATGCCACGTTCAATTCATATGAGTGGTAGTGGTCACAGTACAATATCACCATCAACTgctgatttaaatttaaaaatagcatCTGTTAAAAAAGTATGGGAATCAGCAACAATGCCAACAGTTGTTGAACATGAAGATGGTAATGTTGTAAGTAGtggtggtaataataatacatttactCAAAGTTTTGAAAATCAAGATGtcgatgataattataatccacatcaacaatataatcAAAGTGGTATGAAAAATGAcataacaacatcaacaaatgcATGTAAACTTGTTCCACCACAAATTAaaccacaacaacaatcaTCTGGTGTACAAGTTACTGGTTCAACAGTACAAGGACCAAGTTCAATTGGTCCACCAGGACAAAGTCCAATTGGTCATCCACCAGCAAGTGGTTTACAGGGACCACTTAGTCCACCTCCATTTAATACTGGTCAACCATctcatattaattatcaagaattTCCACAATATCCTGGTTCACAGGCAGCTCAATATGGCAGTATGTCTGCAATTCCATCACCACCAGctgtattatttaatactgGATCTGGTCAATTACCAGCTCAAGCAAGTGGTTTATATGGTGCATTCCAATTGGATCAAAGTAGATCTCCATTTACTCAATATCCACCATATGGTCCATCAttacaaaattcatttaatccACAAAATCTTTATCTTCAACACAatccaccacctccaccaccaccacatgCACAAAATCAACAAACTCCTGATatgtatcaaaataatttatcacaatatCGTATCAATTTATCACAACCAACAGCAGCACCACCACCATTTGgacaaaatcaacaattgaGTAATAATCCAAATACTGTGCTAATGAGCTCAAATTCAAATTCACTTATGTCAGCAAGTGTTAAACCAGCATCACAACAAATTGGTGCAATTGGTACTAAAGCACCACATTATCAAACTCAATCAGCACCACAATCAAATCAG gtaaCATATATACCTTATGATCCAAATCAAGTACTTGGTGGTAATTACATGGGTAATTCGGCACTTGTGCAGAGACCAGGACCAAGTGTACAACCATCGGCAAACAGCTATTATAGCGCCACGTCCGCCGGTAAACCTAACATACCTCTGT aTGTTTTTCCGGGTTCACAAACTGGTTTTTACCAGCCAGGTGGTGGTGCACAACAAACTAGTACCTATCATGGTCTTCAAGGATTCAATCAACATAATCAAAGTTTAGCAACTGGAAGTGCAACACCAGTTGGTTTGCAAAACTTTAGTtcacaatttttatcaaattcaaataTGCAAATAGCAGCAGCTGCTGTACAACAATATCGTAATCCAAGTGctagtggtggtggtagtagtAGTAGCAGTAGTAGTACGAGTAGTTTACCAGCACCAGCAAATGCTGCAGCAACATTTCTCAataaacatcaacaacaagaaCAACCAAGACAATTAAAAAGTCCATCTGGTAATCAACAAGATGTTCTTGCTTCTGTCTTTAGTTCAGCCCCACAAATATCATCACCAAAATCACGTAATTGCAAACAACAATCGCAATCAccacatcaacaacaacaacaacaacagcagcagcaacaacaacagcagcaacaacaacaatcgtCAAATCAACATCATAAATATCAACATTATCCCGGTGTTAGTCAGTCTGCTTTGGTAGGCAACTACAATAATTac gTATTACAACAAAACGTTAGAGGTATGGGTATGCCACGTGGTGGTGCTATTCAACCATCCCAACAACGCTATCCACCTCCAATTCAACGACCAGTTGTACCATTTCCACAAGGGCCAAACAATCAACAGCAACAAAATTGTATGCCCAATCAACAACAAtcacaacagcaacaacatcagcaacatcaacaacaacaacaaaatcaaataaatcgtCCCAGGCCAAATATGCATCAACAAAGAAATATGAAAAtgcaacaacaatattattctGGACAAGGTCAGTGTCGCAATG GTAATGTGAAGATGgattcaaatgataaaaatgataatcacaatgataaaattgttgatcaagcAAGTGGCAACAAAAATGTAACACAAGAAAATGACTCGAAGGAAGAAGTTAATCAGCAAAatgagtaa